The proteins below are encoded in one region of Sporosarcina sp. FSL K6-1508:
- a CDS encoding sulfite exporter TauE/SafE family protein — translation MDFAFIITIFLIGFVGSFVSGMVGIGGAIINYPILLYIPPLLGMAAFSAHEVSGISVIQVLFATISGVWAYRKSGYINKTLVLYMGSSIILGSFIGGFGSKAMSEGSVNIVYGILATLAAIMMFIPKKKVDDVPADQMKFNKWLAATLAFIVGIGAGIVGAGGAFILVPIMLVILKIPTRITIATSLAITFISSIGSAIGKIATDQVLYGPAAIMIVASIIAAPLGTKIGQKMNTKALQWILALLILGTAIKIWLDF, via the coding sequence GTGGATTTTGCGTTTATTATTACGATATTTTTAATTGGATTTGTTGGTTCGTTCGTTTCCGGAATGGTCGGAATCGGCGGAGCAATCATAAACTATCCGATATTATTATATATACCGCCCCTGCTTGGAATGGCTGCATTTTCAGCCCATGAAGTATCTGGAATAAGCGTCATTCAAGTGCTTTTCGCGACGATTTCAGGGGTGTGGGCTTATCGCAAAAGTGGTTACATTAATAAAACCCTCGTGCTATACATGGGTTCGAGTATAATCCTTGGTAGCTTTATAGGCGGTTTTGGATCAAAAGCGATGTCTGAAGGATCCGTAAACATTGTTTATGGGATATTGGCAACGCTTGCTGCAATTATGATGTTCATCCCGAAAAAGAAAGTGGATGACGTTCCTGCTGATCAAATGAAATTCAACAAATGGTTGGCGGCAACACTTGCGTTCATTGTTGGGATTGGAGCAGGGATTGTTGGAGCGGGAGGTGCATTTATCCTCGTGCCCATTATGTTAGTGATCTTGAAGATCCCAACGCGGATAACTATTGCGACTTCTCTCGCAATCACCTTTATTTCTTCAATTGGTTCAGCCATCGGGAAAATCGCGACCGATCAAGTGTTGTATGGACCTGCTGCCATCATGATTGTTGCAAGTATTATAGCAGCCCCTCTGGGAACAAAAATCGGTCAAAAGATGAATACGAAAGCATTGCAATGGATATTGGCATTACTGATTTTAGGGACGGCTATTAAGATATGGCTAGATTTTTAG
- a CDS encoding sulfurtransferase TusA family protein, whose product MNANKVLDAKGLACPMPVVRARKVMKEMETGEVLEILATDKGSVADLAAWSKSGGHDLLEHKEEGGIFKFWIKKG is encoded by the coding sequence ATGAATGCAAACAAGGTATTAGACGCGAAAGGATTGGCTTGTCCAATGCCGGTCGTGCGTGCAAGAAAAGTAATGAAGGAAATGGAAACAGGAGAAGTATTGGAAATCCTTGCGACCGATAAAGGTTCCGTCGCTGACTTGGCTGCATGGTCAAAGTCTGGCGGGCACGACCTGCTTGAACATAAAGAAGAAGGCGGTATCTTTAAATTTTGGATTAAAAAAGGCTAA
- a CDS encoding MBL fold metallo-hydrolase: MIVQPMTASTIAKKVVKKEPFFILDVRNEEAFADWKIEGENIQYLNIPYFDLLDGVEEILQQLPTDQDIVVVCAKEGSSIMVAEMIAEEGRAVHYLQGGMKAWSEHLEPVKIGDLKNGGELYQFVRIGKGCLSYMIVSGGEAAIIDATRMTDVFIDFAKTLNVKITHSLDTHLHADHISGGRKIAEATGGTYWLPPKDASEVTFAFEALEEGRNIQIGNTTIAIQPLYSPGHTIGSTSFIVDDTYLLSGDILFIDSIGRPDLAGLAEDWVGDLRESLYKRYKELSEELIVLPAHFMIVEELNRDGSVSEKLGTLFAENQGLNIKDEVEFREMVTGNLPPQPNAYQQIREINMGKITPDEDTQREMEIGPNRCAVR, from the coding sequence ATGATAGTTCAACCAATGACAGCCAGTACAATAGCGAAGAAAGTAGTGAAAAAGGAACCGTTTTTTATTCTAGACGTACGTAATGAAGAAGCATTTGCAGATTGGAAAATTGAAGGAGAGAACATTCAATATCTCAATATCCCTTATTTCGATTTACTTGATGGAGTTGAAGAGATCCTGCAACAACTGCCGACAGATCAAGATATTGTCGTTGTCTGCGCGAAAGAAGGATCTTCCATTATGGTTGCGGAGATGATTGCGGAAGAAGGACGCGCCGTCCATTACTTACAAGGCGGCATGAAAGCATGGAGTGAACATTTGGAACCGGTGAAAATTGGTGATTTGAAGAACGGTGGGGAGCTATATCAATTCGTACGCATCGGCAAAGGGTGTTTGTCGTACATGATCGTTTCGGGTGGGGAGGCAGCAATTATCGACGCGACACGAATGACTGATGTATTCATCGACTTTGCGAAGACGTTGAATGTCAAAATCACACATAGCCTTGACACGCACCTTCATGCGGATCATATTTCGGGGGGGCGTAAAATTGCGGAGGCAACAGGTGGAACGTACTGGTTGCCACCAAAAGACGCTAGTGAAGTGACGTTTGCCTTTGAAGCATTGGAAGAAGGACGCAACATTCAGATTGGAAATACGACGATTGCGATTCAGCCTTTGTATTCACCTGGACATACGATTGGCTCTACATCATTCATAGTGGATGACACGTATTTACTCTCCGGTGATATCTTGTTCATCGATTCAATCGGACGTCCTGACCTTGCCGGTTTAGCTGAAGATTGGGTTGGTGATTTGCGGGAGTCATTGTACAAACGATATAAAGAATTATCAGAGGAGCTCATTGTCCTCCCTGCGCACTTTATGATTGTTGAGGAATTGAATAGAGACGGTAGTGTATCTGAAAAACTGGGTACATTATTTGCTGAAAACCAAGGTTTGAATATTAAAGATGAAGTGGAATTCAGAGAAATGGTGACTGGGAATTTACCACCACAACCAAATGCTTACCAACAAATCCGTGAAATAAATATGGGGAAAATAACGCCTGATGAAGATACACAACGTGAAATGGAAATCGGACCAAATCGCTGTGCAGTCAGATAG
- a CDS encoding sulfurtransferase TusA family protein has protein sequence MIKTDFILDAKGMACPMPIVKTRKFMKELEPGNVLEIQATDKGSTADLKAWAEGSGHYYLGTTEDAGILTHYIRKSSEEEKIEKKHPHIVSNAQLQAVLEENREALVLDVRESAEYAFNHIPGAKSVPLGDLESELESLDKEAEIYVVCRTGNRSDTASRKLAESGFSRVKNVVPGMSDWNGPMEKLV, from the coding sequence ATGATAAAAACTGACTTCATTCTTGACGCAAAAGGGATGGCTTGTCCAATGCCAATCGTCAAAACGAGAAAGTTCATGAAAGAATTGGAACCGGGAAATGTATTGGAGATACAGGCAACTGATAAAGGATCTACGGCTGATTTAAAGGCATGGGCTGAGGGTTCCGGCCATTATTATCTCGGCACGACTGAAGACGCGGGAATTCTTACGCATTATATACGGAAATCAAGTGAGGAAGAAAAAATTGAGAAAAAACACCCACACATCGTATCAAATGCACAACTGCAAGCTGTTTTAGAGGAGAACCGTGAAGCGCTTGTGCTCGATGTCCGTGAATCTGCAGAATACGCATTCAATCATATTCCAGGGGCTAAGTCTGTGCCACTTGGGGACCTTGAAAGTGAGCTCGAAAGTCTGGATAAAGAGGCGGAAATATATGTCGTGTGCCGTACAGGAAATCGCAGTGATACGGCTTCTCGAAAACTTGCTGAATCGGGTTTTTCAAGAGTGAAAAACGTCGTGCCTGGCATGAGCGATTGGAACGGGCCTATGGAAAAACTTGTGTAA
- a CDS encoding rhodanese-like domain-containing protein produces MIEITPIEVQEMLNTNKTIHLIDVREVDEVKEGKIPGAIHIPLGLLEFRMHELDKGIAYTMVCRSGGRSGRAVQLLEGHGFKVVNMVGGMNDWEGQLE; encoded by the coding sequence ATGATTGAAATAACACCAATAGAAGTTCAAGAAATGTTAAATACGAACAAAACGATTCACCTGATTGATGTGCGTGAAGTGGACGAAGTGAAAGAAGGAAAAATCCCCGGCGCTATTCATATTCCGTTAGGATTATTGGAGTTCCGTATGCATGAATTGGATAAAGGGATCGCGTACACAATGGTTTGCCGATCCGGGGGACGCAGCGGAAGAGCTGTACAGCTGCTTGAGGGGCACGGTTTTAAAGTAGTAAATATGGTTGGCGGTATGAATGACTGGGAAGGTCAGCTAGAGTAA
- a CDS encoding DsrE/DsrF/DrsH-like family protein, whose protein sequence is MTEIKRTTIVLFSGDYDKAMAAYIIANGAAAYDHQVTIFHTFWGLNALRKEEMVPVKKGLLEKVFGKMMPRGADKMGISKMNFAGMGPKMIKHVIKKHNALTLPQLIELAEEQDVKLVACTMTMDLLGLQQDELLDGIEYAGVAAYLGDAQEGNVNLFI, encoded by the coding sequence TTGACTGAAATAAAGAGAACTACCATTGTATTATTCAGTGGAGATTATGATAAAGCAATGGCGGCGTACATCATAGCAAATGGTGCTGCAGCTTATGATCACCAAGTAACGATATTTCATACATTTTGGGGATTGAATGCGCTTCGAAAGGAAGAGATGGTTCCAGTAAAGAAAGGCTTGTTAGAAAAAGTATTTGGCAAAATGATGCCGCGCGGTGCAGATAAGATGGGTATTTCCAAAATGAATTTTGCTGGAATGGGTCCTAAAATGATTAAACATGTCATTAAAAAGCACAATGCGCTGACACTTCCGCAACTGATTGAACTGGCTGAAGAACAAGACGTGAAGCTTGTTGCTTGTACGATGACAATGGATCTTCTTGGACTTCAACAGGATGAACTGTTGGATGGTATCGAGTATGCCGGAGTAGCGGCGTATCTTGGTGATGCCCAGGAAGGCAATGTAAACTTATTTATTTAA
- a CDS encoding metal-sensitive transcriptional regulator, with translation MEYDDKMKNRLKRIEGQIKGILRMMDDNKDCKEVITQLSASRSAIDRTIGVIVSSNLIECIQQMDESDPRTQEDIVKEAVELLVKSR, from the coding sequence ATGGAATACGATGACAAAATGAAAAATAGATTAAAACGGATTGAAGGCCAAATTAAAGGCATTCTAAGAATGATGGATGACAATAAAGATTGTAAAGAAGTCATTACACAATTATCGGCCTCACGCTCAGCAATAGATAGAACGATTGGTGTTATCGTCAGCTCCAATCTAATTGAATGTATACAACAAATGGATGAAAGTGATCCAAGAACACAAGAGGATATTGTAAAAGAAGCAGTAGAGTTACTAGTCAAGAGTCGATGA
- a CDS encoding DUF2187 family protein: MAFPRREKEVSDFVAARKIDEEISFVRNDHEVNGTIFKILENSVIVEISSKDAELIGAASNLTVVSHKNYSIV, encoded by the coding sequence ATGGCTTTTCCACGCAGGGAAAAAGAAGTATCGGATTTTGTCGCAGCGCGCAAAATCGATGAAGAGATTTCATTTGTCCGTAATGATCACGAAGTAAATGGTACTATTTTTAAAATACTCGAGAATTCCGTTATCGTTGAAATCTCTTCAAAGGACGCTGAACTTATTGGCGCCGCATCAAATCTCACTGTTGTTTCACATAAGAATTACTCAATCGTTTAA
- a CDS encoding YeiH family protein, with protein MEGGIAVKKGFWIGIGLTFFIAILSKLATTLPYISLIGPLVFAILIGMLWNSFFPVRAAWESGITFSSKKLLRAGIILLGMRLNLGDIASAGWPAFILAAGSVLIGIGAVYGIARAIGADKTISFLTACGTGICGAAAIVAVGSQVKAKPEQTAVSVAIIAILGTLFTFVYTLLYPILGFSSEAFGMFAGGTLHEIAHVVAAADAGGAEALDFALVVKLTRVMLLVFVAGGIGIWMSRKNKQSGEKFNLKTLPIPWFIFGFLAVSALYTTGIVPEAVASLFVTLAYLLMAMAMAGLGLNVKFEAFRSAGMKPFIAGFGGTILLILSGYIYVRYFF; from the coding sequence ATGGAAGGAGGTATAGCCGTGAAAAAAGGATTCTGGATTGGAATCGGATTGACGTTTTTCATCGCAATCCTCTCAAAACTGGCGACAACATTACCATATATCTCATTAATCGGTCCACTTGTATTTGCGATACTGATCGGTATGTTATGGAATTCCTTTTTTCCTGTTCGTGCAGCGTGGGAAAGCGGTATTACATTTTCATCGAAAAAACTGCTACGCGCGGGGATTATCCTACTTGGCATGCGATTGAATTTAGGGGATATCGCGTCTGCTGGATGGCCAGCATTTATACTGGCAGCGGGTAGTGTATTAATTGGAATCGGGGCTGTATATGGAATTGCAAGGGCGATTGGGGCTGATAAAACAATTAGTTTCCTAACCGCTTGCGGAACGGGCATTTGCGGGGCAGCAGCTATTGTCGCGGTAGGCTCTCAAGTAAAGGCAAAACCTGAACAGACTGCAGTTAGTGTTGCGATCATTGCCATTCTTGGAACGCTATTCACATTTGTCTATACGTTGTTGTATCCGATATTAGGATTTTCAAGTGAGGCATTTGGGATGTTTGCAGGTGGGACACTTCATGAGATTGCGCATGTTGTTGCAGCAGCGGATGCCGGCGGAGCAGAAGCACTTGATTTTGCACTTGTCGTGAAATTGACTCGTGTCATGTTACTGGTCTTTGTTGCGGGGGGAATTGGAATCTGGATGTCACGGAAGAATAAACAGTCTGGGGAGAAATTCAACTTGAAGACACTCCCAATCCCGTGGTTCATTTTCGGATTCCTTGCAGTGAGTGCACTTTATACTACTGGGATTGTTCCAGAAGCTGTTGCATCGTTATTTGTCACGCTCGCTTATCTTTTAATGGCGATGGCAATGGCAGGCCTAGGATTGAACGTTAAGTTCGAGGCATTCCGTAGTGCGGGCATGAAGCCGTTCATTGCAGGATTTGGAGGAACAATTTTACTCATTCTTTCGGGATATATATATGTACGTTACTTTTTTTGA
- a CDS encoding LysR substrate-binding domain-containing protein yields the protein MIKLISITNRSEDTTMLLEELKTFVAVIEKKNFTKAGESLHISQPTVSLHIKHLEEELQASLLIRANKTFHITPAGEFLYERAIQLLHLSEQTKEEILWQHKKVSGSLRIAASYTIGESVLPEILTKLHRKYPDLHVEVAIVNTEDVEVAVREFRADIGCIEGSVQAKGLIIQPFMEDELILVAASGHPLASIHPFKGTDLQTSHWVMREVGSGTREYTDYLLQSIGHIKPSKTVIGSNEGVKKAVLCELGIAAVSVHTVKAELDSGQLVQLKVHTLPKKRTFSTLCSPLMAEKKHVTVFLKELQSE from the coding sequence ATGATAAAATTGATTAGCATTACTAATCGATCGGAGGATACGACCATGCTCCTAGAAGAACTAAAAACATTTGTCGCTGTAATTGAAAAAAAGAATTTTACTAAGGCCGGCGAATCGCTACATATATCTCAGCCAACTGTTAGTCTCCATATCAAACATTTAGAAGAAGAACTGCAAGCCTCCCTGCTAATTCGTGCGAATAAAACATTTCACATTACACCTGCCGGAGAGTTTTTATATGAACGCGCGATACAATTGCTTCATCTATCAGAACAAACGAAAGAAGAGATACTATGGCAACATAAGAAGGTAAGCGGCAGTCTCCGAATCGCTGCAAGTTACACAATCGGAGAATCTGTATTGCCCGAAATACTTACGAAGCTCCATCGTAAGTATCCTGATTTACATGTAGAAGTTGCAATTGTCAATACCGAAGACGTGGAAGTTGCCGTTCGCGAATTCAGGGCAGATATCGGTTGTATCGAAGGGAGTGTACAAGCGAAAGGTCTCATCATCCAACCATTCATGGAAGATGAACTTATCTTAGTCGCGGCAAGCGGACATCCATTAGCAAGTATTCACCCCTTTAAAGGAACCGACCTTCAAACTTCTCACTGGGTCATGCGAGAAGTTGGTTCTGGTACACGAGAATATACGGATTATTTACTTCAATCAATTGGCCATATCAAACCCTCGAAAACTGTTATTGGTTCAAATGAAGGTGTAAAAAAAGCAGTTCTATGTGAGCTAGGTATCGCAGCCGTTTCCGTTCATACTGTGAAAGCTGAACTTGACAGCGGGCAGCTTGTACAATTAAAGGTTCATACGCTCCCAAAAAAACGAACTTTCTCAACTTTGTGCTCGCCGCTGATGGCTGAAAAAAAACATGTTACAGTTTTTTTGAAAGAGCTTCAATCTGAATAA
- a CDS encoding lysoplasmalogenase: MFRNLLLAAIILMGIVYIFFIPADPVGFKILMKLIPMALIILFAVTARSLFSRTYKRIIIAGLFVCMSADGVLYWFLPGLITFFIGHVFYIFAFHHAGRKSVPIWVAAPLLLYGAGMAIWVAGSQFSAGQTVLGIAIIAYIGVILTMGWMAIRTRLKLAIIGALLFIFSDSVLAIDRFVYALPYRDAFVMVTYYAAQVFIAASIGSRVVKYSVNRNNLIR; this comes from the coding sequence ATGTTTCGAAATCTGCTGCTTGCTGCAATTATCTTGATGGGAATTGTTTATATTTTCTTTATCCCTGCTGATCCTGTCGGCTTCAAAATTTTAATGAAACTGATTCCGATGGCGCTTATTATCCTGTTTGCAGTAACGGCAAGATCTCTATTTTCTCGTACATACAAACGCATCATTATCGCTGGACTATTCGTTTGCATGAGTGCAGACGGTGTTCTCTATTGGTTCTTACCTGGACTTATCACTTTTTTCATTGGGCATGTTTTTTATATCTTCGCTTTCCATCATGCCGGAAGGAAGTCCGTGCCAATATGGGTAGCTGCTCCTCTTCTCCTTTACGGCGCAGGCATGGCTATTTGGGTAGCTGGTTCACAATTTTCTGCAGGACAAACCGTGCTCGGTATTGCCATTATCGCCTATATAGGCGTTATTTTAACGATGGGCTGGATGGCGATTCGTACTCGATTGAAACTTGCAATTATTGGGGCACTGTTGTTCATTTTCTCAGATTCCGTTCTTGCAATTGATCGGTTCGTTTACGCCCTCCCATACCGTGATGCATTCGTTATGGTCACCTATTATGCGGCGCAAGTCTTCATTGCAGCCAGTATCGGAAGCCGTGTAGTAAAGTATTCCGTAAACCGTAATAATCTGATAAGATAA
- the pepT gene encoding peptidase T yields MKEKLIERLIRYAKIDTQSDGGSSSTPTTAGQWDLLHELQKELMDIGMEDITLDNNGYLFATLPANTDHDVPIIGFLAHVDTATDYTGKNVNPQRIDNYDGKDIQLNGSTVMTVNAFPELKNYVGHTLITTDGTTLLGADDKAGIAEIVTALEYLITNPNLKHGKLRIAFTPDEEIGRGPHKFDVEKFGAKYAYTMDGGPLGELQYESFNAASASVTLRGVSVHPGSAKDKMVNSILLANQFQAAMPANEIPEKTDGYEGFVHLMQFNGSTEETTLGYIIRYFDRETFEARKQLMIETADQLKKNYGENAVVLEIEDQYFNMGEKIEPVMEIVDIMSDAFKNLNIEPNIVPVRGGTDGSQLSYMGMPTPNIFTGGENYHGKYEYISVDNMEKATKVIIEAVKLFEERS; encoded by the coding sequence ATGAAAGAAAAATTAATTGAGCGCCTTATACGCTATGCAAAAATTGATACACAATCAGATGGGGGAAGTTCGTCCACACCGACAACAGCTGGCCAATGGGATCTGTTACATGAATTACAAAAAGAACTTATGGATATTGGAATGGAAGACATTACACTAGACAATAACGGCTATTTGTTTGCAACACTTCCGGCCAATACAGATCATGATGTACCTATCATCGGTTTCCTTGCACATGTTGATACCGCGACCGATTACACTGGGAAAAACGTCAATCCACAGCGAATCGATAACTACGACGGCAAAGATATACAACTGAACGGTAGCACAGTCATGACCGTAAACGCTTTTCCTGAACTAAAAAACTATGTCGGCCACACCCTCATTACGACGGATGGAACAACACTTCTTGGCGCGGACGATAAAGCAGGGATTGCTGAAATTGTTACAGCGCTGGAATACTTAATTACGAATCCGAATCTTAAACACGGCAAACTGCGTATCGCCTTCACACCGGACGAAGAAATCGGACGTGGACCGCATAAATTTGATGTCGAAAAGTTTGGTGCAAAGTATGCGTATACAATGGATGGCGGACCACTTGGGGAGCTCCAATATGAAAGTTTCAATGCAGCAAGCGCTTCCGTTACATTGCGAGGCGTAAGCGTCCACCCAGGTTCTGCTAAGGATAAAATGGTCAATTCAATTTTACTCGCCAATCAATTCCAAGCCGCAATGCCTGCGAATGAAATTCCTGAAAAAACGGATGGCTATGAAGGGTTTGTCCATTTAATGCAATTCAACGGATCCACTGAAGAAACAACGCTCGGCTATATCATTCGTTATTTTGACCGAGAAACTTTCGAAGCGAGAAAACAACTGATGATTGAAACAGCTGACCAATTGAAAAAGAACTATGGAGAAAACGCAGTTGTACTCGAAATTGAAGACCAATACTTCAATATGGGTGAAAAAATTGAACCGGTCATGGAGATTGTCGATATTATGTCTGACGCGTTCAAAAATCTCAATATCGAGCCGAATATTGTACCCGTGCGCGGCGGCACAGATGGATCGCAATTGTCATACATGGGCATGCCAACCCCTAATATTTTTACGGGCGGAGAAAACTATCACGGAAAATACGAATATATTTCGGTCGATAATATGGAAAAAGCAACAAAGGTTATCATTGAAGCCGTGAAGCTTTTTGAAGAACGCTCTTAA
- a CDS encoding DMT family transporter, whose translation MKEIWIGILSSIFFAVTFILNRSMELSGGSWLWSASLRYLFMVPFLIAIVAYRKGLGDVKREFIRKPAPFFIWSVTAFVLFYAPLTYAAAYSPGWLLAGTWQLTIVAGVLLAPLFTLIVNTKDGEKTVRQKIPLVSLGITLIIFAGVVLIQIPHAQSVELRTLMLGIIPVVVAAFAYPLGNRKMMELLGGRLDTFQRVLGMTLMTIPVWIGFVVYALWTVGPPSMSQLGQSFIVGVSSGVIATTLFFMATDRVRGDQGKLAAVEATQSTQLIFVMLGEMMILSIALPSALSLIGIAVIIAGMALHSFQTALVKRKLPTTD comes from the coding sequence ATGAAGGAAATTTGGATTGGTATCCTTTCTTCCATTTTTTTCGCGGTGACATTCATCTTAAACAGATCGATGGAATTGTCGGGGGGGAGCTGGCTTTGGAGCGCTTCCCTGCGTTATCTATTTATGGTGCCTTTTTTAATCGCTATCGTTGCTTACCGAAAAGGACTTGGTGATGTGAAGAGGGAATTCATTCGGAAACCCGCTCCATTTTTCATTTGGAGCGTAACTGCTTTTGTGTTATTCTACGCCCCACTTACATACGCAGCAGCTTACAGTCCTGGGTGGCTTCTCGCCGGTACGTGGCAATTAACGATTGTTGCAGGTGTTTTACTCGCTCCACTTTTCACCCTTATTGTAAATACAAAGGATGGTGAAAAAACGGTCCGGCAAAAAATCCCGCTAGTATCACTTGGCATTACACTTATCATTTTTGCTGGTGTCGTGTTAATCCAAATTCCGCATGCACAAAGCGTGGAACTCCGTACGCTGATGCTCGGAATCATTCCTGTTGTTGTAGCGGCGTTCGCTTATCCGCTCGGCAACCGGAAGATGATGGAGCTTCTCGGCGGCAGACTCGACACGTTTCAGCGCGTACTTGGCATGACACTTATGACAATTCCAGTCTGGATTGGTTTTGTCGTCTATGCGTTATGGACGGTCGGTCCCCCTTCTATGAGCCAACTCGGTCAATCGTTTATCGTCGGCGTCAGTTCGGGTGTCATTGCTACGACCTTATTCTTCATGGCAACCGACCGTGTACGGGGAGACCAAGGAAAACTTGCAGCTGTGGAGGCAACACAATCCACTCAACTCATTTTTGTTATGCTAGGAGAAATGATGATCCTCAGCATTGCACTTCCTAGTGCATTATCGCTAATCGGAATTGCAGTCATTATTGCCGGGATGGCGTTGCATAGTTTTCAAACAGCACTCGTGAAAAGAAAATTGCCCACTACCGACTAA
- a CDS encoding ABC transporter substrate-binding protein, protein MGKWMKSGWLMSLFALALLIGACSPKETAKPVPEDKMPEETAKDNPSGDLAPLEKRAKVIVAEDGAASGAGFYIAKERGYFEDYNIEVEFAQFANSDDMLPALAAGEVDIAGGVSTASFFNAIAQGIDVKIIADKGHNVPGKSYFTLVIGNHMVDVIKEYKDLKGKKIAVSSLNSIDWYIYKEMLIHAGLTEDDVEFVLMGDFGSMLGAISSGTIDAAINIEPIIAQGVEKEFHVRFGDATDYAPESQIALVLGSPDFMSKEEDVSLRFMAAYLKGVRDYNDAFIKDEGKGEIIDIMTKHTALKDPALWEKVNVTGLDPDGKMFIDDIKKQYDAYKENGAIRGEIDFDKAIDTSITEKAVETIGEYIR, encoded by the coding sequence ATGGGGAAATGGATGAAAAGCGGGTGGTTAATGTCATTATTCGCGTTGGCACTGCTCATTGGTGCCTGTTCTCCAAAAGAGACAGCGAAACCTGTACCTGAGGATAAAATGCCTGAAGAAACGGCCAAGGATAATCCATCCGGCGATTTGGCTCCGCTCGAAAAAAGAGCAAAAGTCATCGTAGCAGAAGATGGAGCGGCATCTGGTGCAGGCTTCTATATTGCAAAAGAGAGAGGATACTTTGAAGACTACAATATCGAAGTGGAATTTGCTCAGTTCGCAAACAGCGATGATATGCTGCCGGCATTAGCGGCCGGAGAAGTGGATATCGCAGGAGGCGTTTCAACTGCCTCTTTCTTTAACGCGATTGCCCAAGGAATTGACGTGAAAATTATTGCGGATAAAGGACATAACGTGCCAGGGAAGTCGTATTTCACTCTCGTCATAGGTAATCATATGGTTGACGTCATAAAAGAATATAAAGATTTAAAAGGGAAGAAAATTGCTGTTTCCTCCCTTAACTCAATCGATTGGTATATCTACAAAGAAATGCTTATCCACGCGGGGTTAACTGAAGATGACGTCGAGTTTGTCCTTATGGGTGACTTTGGAAGTATGCTCGGTGCAATTAGCAGCGGAACAATCGATGCAGCCATTAATATTGAACCAATTATCGCACAAGGCGTTGAAAAAGAGTTCCACGTCAGATTTGGCGATGCGACCGATTATGCGCCAGAATCCCAAATCGCATTAGTTCTAGGATCGCCAGACTTCATGAGTAAAGAAGAGGACGTTTCATTACGATTCATGGCCGCTTATTTGAAAGGTGTCCGCGATTACAACGATGCATTCATTAAAGATGAAGGAAAAGGTGAAATTATCGACATTATGACAAAGCATACAGCATTGAAAGATCCAGCTTTATGGGAAAAAGTGAATGTTACGGGGCTTGATCCTGATGGCAAGATGTTTATCGACGACATTAAAAAGCAATATGATGCTTATAAAGAAAACGGTGCTATCCGCGGAGAAATCGATTTTGATAAAGCGATAGATACCTCGATAACGGAAAAAGCGGTCGAGACAATTGGGGAATATATTCGGTGA